A portion of the Oncorhynchus nerka isolate Pitt River linkage group LG27, Oner_Uvic_2.0, whole genome shotgun sequence genome contains these proteins:
- the LOC115111639 gene encoding phosphatidylinositol 4,5-bisphosphate 5-phosphatase A-like, which translates to MDLDNQNQSQPHPENPSGLSEVLTPTPAAPPGTETPTSEPCANAPAPQPSVPARPRRPQRTPRVEGSVDVCEPTPDPTEANQDRSTPDAPAGASRHKPLRPGAAKPPGGPGEPVGYTETTLKAGPKVPGHPPGARNPISMRAASVPQPPPSRPIPPHLNPHAQRAFSVSGTADTQAQVVEDFRVHIITWNVGGAMPPDDITALLGLHVGDGNTDMYIIGLQEVNSMINKRLKDVLFTDQWSDACMERLSPFGYILVTSQRMQGVLLLVFAKYYHLPFLRGVQTETTRTGLGGYWGNKGGVSARMSVFGHTICFLNCHLPAHMENSEQRMEDFESILQQQQFEGQAATGVLDHDVVFWFGDLNFRIDELEIPAVKTAIDNNKLTMLWEKDQLNMAKDSETVLVGFLEGPLKFPPTYKFDVGTDTYDTSGKKRKPAWTDRILWRLRATAPFGQAPNAGKRGSVSGLSSGTKVTQHFYRSHMEYMVSDHKPVSSIFTLQFPYKVDMPLVTIMVEDEWNSIADATCTFKAAPNFARSSWDWIGLYKVGFKHHKDYVGYVWAKQEEADYHRVEHEVTFTEEELPKGSGDFILCYYSNNTSTLVGVTEPFQIQLPTSSPAGSPSDDSSDFTSEDDSTVDGMKTKSRSPSPRKKKHRTRHSQSRSPSHSRSRSGSPALPEMKGLKLQPGLAHNTTEGSASGNAPEGTDREKVSAEAGNTGL; encoded by the exons ATGGATCTAGACAACCAGAACCAAAGCCAGCCCCACCCTGAGAACCCATCTGGACTATCAGAGGTTTTAACCCCCACTCCAGCAGCACCTCCAGGCACAGAAACGCCAACCTCTGAACCCTGCGCCAATGCTCCTGCTCCTCAACCGTCAGTCCCAGCCCGGCCTCGACGGCCTCAGAGGACCCCCAGAGTAGAGGGCTCTGTAGACGTCTGTGAGCCCACACCTGACCCCACAGAGGCTAACCAGGACAGATCCACTCCTGATGCTCCAGCTGGGGCCAGCCGTCATAAGCCCCTGCGGCCTGGAGCAGCCAAGCCCCCTGGGGGGCCTGGAGAGCCAGTGGGGTACACTGAAACCACTCTGAAGGCTGGCCCTAAAGTCCCAGGCCACCCCCCTGGGGCCCGGAACCCCATCTCAATGAGGGCAGCGTCAGTGCCCCAGCCACCGCCTTCCAGGCCTATACCTCCCCACCTCAACCCTCATGCCCAGAGGGCCTTCTCCGTGTCGGGCACCGCGGACACACAGGCCCAGGTGGTAGAAGACTTCAG AGTGCACATAATAACATGGAATGTGGGCGGTGCCATGCCGCCGGATGACATCACTGCTCTGCTGGGATTGCATGTTGGGGATGGAAACACAGACATGTATATCATTGG GCTACAGGAAGTCAACTCCATGATCAACAAAAGGCTGAAAGACGTTCTCTTCACAGACCAATGGAGTGATGCCTGCATGGAGAGACTCAGCCCCTTCGGATACATACTG GTGACGTCTCAGCGGATGCAGGGGGTGTTGTTGCTGGTGTTTGCTAAGTACTACCACCTCCCCTTCCTCCGAGGGGTGCAGACAGAGACCACCCGCACTGGCTTGGGGGGCTACTGG GGTAATAAAGGGGGTGTGAGTGCGCGCATGTCTGTGTTCGGTCACACCATCTGTTTCCTGAACTGCCACCTGCCGGCCCACATGGAGAACTCTGAGCAGCGCATGGAGGACTTTGAGAGCAtcttgcagcagcagcagtttgAAGGCCAGGCTGCCACAGGGGTGCTCGACCACGA TGTGGTGTTCTGGTTTGGAGATCTGAATTTCCGCATTGATGAACTGGAGATTCCGGCAGTGAAAACAGCCATTGATAACAATAAACTCACCATGCTGTGGGAGAAAGACCAG CTGAACATGGCCAAAGACAGCGAGACGGTGCTGGTGGGCTTTCTGGAGGGACCTCTCAAATTCCCCCCTACTTACAAGTTTGACGTGGGGACAGATACATATGATACAAG tgggaAGAAGCGTAAGCCTGCGTGGACAGACAGGATCCTGTGGCGTCTGAGGGCCACAGCTCCCTTTGGGCAGGCCCCTAATGCTGGGAAGAGAGGCTCTGTGTCAGGACTGAGCAGCGGGACCAAGGTCACCCAGCACTTCTACCGCAGTCACATGGAGTACATGGTCAGCGACCACAAGCCTGTCTCTTCCATCTTCACCCTCCAG TTCCCCTATAAGGTGGACATGCCACTGGTGACAATCATGGTGGAGGATGAGTGGAACAGCATTGCAGACGCCACGTGCACATTCAAAGCTGCACCTAATTTCGCACGCAGCTCCTGGGACTGGATTGGGCTGTACAAG GTGGGATTCAAACACCATAAGGactatgtaggctatgtgtgggcCAAGCAGGAGGAGGCAGATTACCATAGAGTAGAACACGAG GTGACCTTTACTGAGGAAGAATTGCCCAAGGGCTCAGGAGACTTTATTTTGTGTTACTATAGCAACAACACGAGCACCCTCGTGGGTGTGACAGAGCCTTTTCAG ATCCAGCTGCCCACCTCCAGCCCCGCCGGTAGCCCCTCTGACGACAGTTCTGACTTCACCTCTGAGGACGACAGCACAGTGGACGGTATGAAGACCAAGTCCCGCAGTCCCAGCCCCCGGAAAAAGAAGCACAGAACACGGCACAGCCAAAGCCGCAGTCCCAGCCACAGCCGTAGCCGCAGTGGCAGCCCTGCTCTGCCCGAAATGAAGGGCCTCAAGCTGCAGCCTGGCTTGGCCCACAACACCACTGAAGGTTCTGCCTCTGGCAATGCCCCAGAGGGTACGGATCGGGAGAAGGTCTCAGCTGAGGCTGGAAatacagggttgtga